The Plasmodium knowlesi strain H genome assembly, chromosome: 12 sequence TCAAAATATTTTGTGCCGAATTATATTCTGTACTTTTTTCACAGTCAGAAGGATTATCCTTTGGACAGTTATccattaaatattttttgctcAATTTGTCTAATGGGGTCATTTGAGGGTTCGCTTCATATTTATTCGTTCTAGCGGCTGGACAATTTTGGCTTCCTCCTGATTCACCTTTTGGGAATAACTTACTTGAGTAAGTGCCCTGGTTTTGGAACAAAAACTTTTCATGCATGTGTTCAGCAATTTGTGTTGCTTCCTTTTCATGAGGTGTTTCTAATCCTTTACTGTAGTGGTAGTACTGAAGATTGTTGGACAAGTAATCATTTCTCTTATAGGGTATGTCTCTTGTAACCTCATTATTTTGCTCGTTTAAATGTTTATTCTGCCTCTTCTCCAATTGAAGAGCCGAAATGTTCTTTATTTCGagattttcccttttgagtGGGCTTCGAACAAGCCTCATCTTTTTGAAAGAACCTCCCGAGGCAACTTCACCCATCGCGCTTTCAGATGCTGGATCAAATTTTGCACATTCTCCATACGATGAATTAATGTGCGTATCCCTATCCGTTGGAATATTTCCGATGTAGTTGTGCTCGCAGTAACGTGGTATTTCCATGGTGTTCCCTCTTATGCAGTGTGGTGGTAATTGTTCTAGGGGTGCAGTTTAATTATCGGGTTGGGGTAGTACAAATGGAGGGAGGTGTTATTCCCACCTGTATTCTcccatacatatatttataaccCACATGCACAATGTGGAACCTGTCGCACTGTCTATAAAGTGCCCAATCGAGCGAATTGGATAAATTAGCTCACATAAAagggttaaaatttttttttgaattttttaatgttaaCGAATTCGCACAATGGTTTGATCGGATAAGCGTGTACGGATTTTAACTGCCGTTCCGTTTCTCAATTGTAAataggaaaagagaaatggGAACGGTCACTTGAATAATCGCAGTGGGACCAATATTTTGCGTAAAGGCGGCACTTGGTCAGAAGACAAATAACACACACTCAGATAGGCCGAAAGGTACGGGACAAATTTTAattagaacaaaaaaaaaaaaaagatgatagCTATTTGTGAGAGCAAATTATGATGAGGGGAAAATCCACCGAATATGGAATAAAATGTctataatattttcaaatatttttttaattagcaaattttatttggtgaagacaaatgaacaaatgttaTCTGTTTTGTTGGTTTGTCGTTATTAAGGTGATttcaaaagggaagataaagGGACGgtgtaaaaatgcaaaacaaGTGAatgtgatggaaaaaaaaaaaaaaatgaggaacgaCCTGATGAATGGTACAAgtgtaagaagaaaatgagaaaagcaccataagttgaaaaaaaaaatgtctataTTGGTTTACACCCATGCGGAGGGCACATGATATTTGAACTGTCATAATTCTGGAAGGTCTAGAAAAAAACCTGAGGGGGGTTAACTCAAAAATGATGTcacatataggtatatatatgtgtgcgtGTGAGCATATTGTGTAAATgcgcgtgtttttttttttttttttttttttttttcccctttgcctgggtaattttttaacatgTTATTTTCAAAGTTATTTAGTGTGCTTTCTCATctttgcaaagaaaaaaaaaaaagtggaaataagAAGATACCActaaaaatgacaaaaatggCATAAAATAACCAgaatatataacaaaaaaggaaaccaaaaaataaaatacgcGGCATCAAAAATTACATGAGAGCAGATCAATTACACTGAACGACCAAAATAAGGGCGAACAATTCACCATTGCCTCAACAGTTGTACAAATAAGTAGgcaatgaaaagaaagatgCGCAAAAATTCAGAAAGTTCACAAGTGTACTGACTGTTTGTATGCTCGTTAATGTACTACTGCAAAAGCAGCAAACGTACGGATATGTGCGAAGGAAATATTCGTCCTAGTGCGCATTAATACACGTATATACTTTTGTGCATACGCCCTGTTGCACCTTTTGGTATGCCTCATCACgaactttttttccacctccattttttgcgtgaaaaaaattgtaaacgCTAATTCTTCAGATCGACAAACGTTTTGTGAAATTTAGCACAGTCACACTGATGCGTTGCGTATgctaaaagaagaagaaaaaaaaacaaaaaaaaaaaaaaaagaaaggcgcaaaggagagaagaagggtaaaaaaaaacgaatgacAACGAAGTAACGATAAGCTAAAGGATAACAAGCGAACGAATGACAAGAGAAAGAACGACAAGCGAACATACGACCAACAGACGAACGGACGAACTCACGTAAAAAAGCGATAATACTAAAGTGCGAAAGTACGAATACGAACAAGCCGCAAAAGGCAAAGTGGCCAAAACgcagaaatacaaaaagttAATCAAACCTCGCAGCCTTGGCAAAAGGGCTAATAATAAACTAAaacctaattttttttttgtgaaaatataaaacatcGTTGGGCTACATGAATTTACTAAAGCTGattagtaaaaataataaaaaaatgaagagcgaCAGTATGGGATAttccatattttattattcgAGCTATGTTATAATACGTAAGTCaggaaaaaaacttttagAAAATGCAATATAGTATGAACATTTTCGCTGATGCTATATGAGCTCGAAAGTTCATCATGCTATGTTTGTAACGTGTGTACTAAAAGGTGTGCATTTGAGAAGTTCACAAATTAGTATGTGCAAATAGGACAAGGCAGATTTCCCTATGCAGAGAGAAATTTGGCTGCATGCCTTATCTGAATTTATGTTGCACATATTAGTGAATTCCCCACTTggacatttctttttttttttttcctcctcaccCTGGACAGTGCTGACCATCGTGCTCTCGAAGTTTTTTGTGATTCCTTTGATGGTTCAAATGTTTCTGTACACATTTATAACGATATATATCGGGAGCCATGATAGTTTGAAGCAATTAGAGGTACGCCATATAGTGAAGGAGTGTATATTTTTAGAAACAAACGAGAAAGACACAAACCATTGATCTCATTTTATAAGTGAAGCTTAGTTCACATGTGATGCACTCATCACTGTTTAATGCCCCTTTATTACATCCCACTACAGCAAgttgaagataaaaataagaaggcCGATAATATTACAGCCTACGATGCAATTATGTTCCCCATTATCGGCTCTGGAGCCTTGTTGACGCTGtaatgaatgaagaaaaaaaacgacacgGTGTCAGGCATAAGAATGCCAAGGGGAGTTCTACAACGAACAAAGTgataatacaaaaaatgcGGTGAATGTAAATATGCCTCATTTTCATTCGCCCTGTCTCCCATTCAGGTATTTTGCGTACAAGTTTTTAGACCCATACTATGTGAATATGCTTCTGACGGTTTACCTAACCCTAGCAGGAATTTTCTCTCTACAAGGGGCTTGTGCTAACATTTTGGTAAGGACAATTTTATTCACATGTAAATGAGACTCCTATGAAAATTTGTTTACGCTACATGGGATATTTATCCTTTGTTGCTCTTCGAATGGATCTAAAGTACCGAAGACGGACAATAAAACataggagggaaaaagaagatgagTCGAGTTACACCAAATGGTGTGCACAATATGGCAACGCTGATGGGggaaattatttcatttcattcaaTTTCATTCAATTTCATTTTGGGGggtgcaaattttttctttttaagtgCTTTGCAAATCGGTGAACATACCCCAAATGAGAGATTACATGCCCCGAGCAAAAGAGTTATGTGCGGATGGGAAAATGCGCCATTTGGTAGAGACACATTTTAAGGGCATATTTATGCGTAATATTACTGTACAGTTAAAACATCCCCTGGTGGGTGAcacccttccccttcttagGAACCTGCTTTTcctaaatttttcaaaaaggacGAATATGTTAAGACGTTTAAATTGCCCGGATTCATTTCGAAGGGTAATTTctgaagaaacaaaaaattacaccTGTTATTTTCcctatatataaaaaaaaaaaattaaacattcacaaattattattcatcaccctttttttccctttcagaGCCCGTCGTTTTCAACACAAACAAGGGAGAAATAATCAGCTTCCTGGTGTGCTTCTTCATCGGTGGGCGATGGATTTTTTATAAAGACTTTATCACCCACAATGTGTTAGCCGTGTCCTTTTGTTTCCAAGTAAGATATTCCTCTTCTGAAAATAACCTTGTTGTTGAAGGATTTACCATTTTGTGGTGCACATGGAGAcgaatatttatttatttattatttttttttttttcattttaaaggCCATATCGCTAGTCATCCTGAGCAACTTTTTAATTGGGTTCCTCCTACTTGTAAGTTTGAAGAAATATAAGAGACTCCTCCTTTATGCAAATGCCCCATGTTGTTATCGCGATACGTGCGTCCGTGGGGGGAGAATTATCcatattaatatatacatacccACCAACATTTTCATACACTTGattatgttccttttttccccttcacttCTGCGTTCCCTTCTGAATAGTCTGGACTTTTCGTGTATGACATATTTTGGGTCTTTGGAAACGACGTTATGGTGACCGTTGCGAAggtgagaaagaaaaatgaacatgccATTTGTTCTAGACTAACTGATGGATTACACCTTGTAACCGTGTGAATGCACCAAGGGGTACAATGGACTTGACCACagatgccatttttttttgtccatctCTTTACCTTGTATGATTTACCTCCCCTCCCCCGTAGTCATTCGAAGCACCAGTAAAACTCCTTTTTCCAGTATCGACAGACCCAGTACATTACAGCATGCTAGGTTTAGGGGATATCATCATCCCCGGTATTGTAATATCACTGTGTCTACGTTTTGACTATTACCTACacagaaataaaatacacaaagggaatttcaaaaaaatgtttaacgACATATCAATTCATGAGTCCTTTAAGAAATATTATTTCTATACCATTACGGTTTTCTACCAATTAGGATTGGTAGTAACATATTGTATGCTCTTTTATTTCGAGCATGCACAACCTGCTTTGTTGTACCTCGTGCCTGCCTGCATATTGGCAATAGTAGGTTGCTCCCTATTCAAAGGGGAATTTAAAATGATGGTAAAGTACCAGGAAATTACGGATAAGAGTTCTGCTTCCGAtgatgggaagaagaaagtcgCTGATAAGGATGAAATGTTCAAGAGCCAAGAGTCCATCATATCTAACgcgaagaaaagaattacgAATAAGTAGGTCTACTCCAGTTTGGTCATTTCTTAATCCGTTTCTTTGTGTGTAAGTATCTCCCTGCTtatgttcatacatttttgtgtgcatgtatatgtatttatttttgtgaatATCTGCATGTGCGTTTGCACCTGCATGTAGTTTATACATTTGCGCTCTGTAGTTATGAGGCTCCTATTACATAATGAGTAGGGCCACATCTGAAGGATAGCATaacgtagaaaaaaaaaaaaaaaaaaaaattcactcaTGGACGAACTCGGCGAAAAGTGTAAAATTGAACCAGCGCGGAGTTCGAGCGGACAAGTATTACACATGTTACGAATTTTACACGTGTTAGGCATAACGTGTGTGTTGTGTCCATTTGGGGAAACTTCTTGCagattacataaaaaaatgatgataataatgtttttttttttttttttttaagaccCTCACATGAAAAGTTTTACCATGTGTTTATGGTACacttatgcttttttttttttttttttttttttttttttgatatttttttagaGTTATAGAattatttatgaaaaaaaaaaaaaaagtaatacgCATTTTAATATGTGCACTATTCAATGCATATAAAGTTGCAACGTTTGTTTGACGCTGTCTTTGTAGTTCGTATTTAATTGTATAGGGATTTGGCACATCCAATTTGTTCAAAGGAAAATCAGGGGTTGTTGCTTTTCCAGCAGAGTCCTACCTATGCGTTCTCGGTGTAATTTCATTTACGCGGAGTATGCTTAATCCTTTTGAAATGACATAAACATATGCAAAAAGGTGGaactagctattttttttttttttttttttttttttttgtcaattaAATTATATGACTTTTAGAAgagggcatttttttttcagttggAGTTATTTGGCTTCTACACGTTGGAATATGTTTGCCCTTCGTCTGGTTGTTACAAATTTGTTGCACACAATTGAACATATATGCCCAAAGgtttgtgcaaaaaaaaaaagaaaacgtgaGTACAGGAGTCAAATTTtaaaggcacaaaaaaagaaagaagggaaaaaagaataaataaaaaaacaaaacaatagTATCATAATCTAATTGCGACATGTCATTTTTGGGGATATTTTACTCCAcggttgttaaaaaaaaaaaaaaaaaaaaagatttcgAATGTCACTCAACATTTTCGGCAATTTTGCTATTTAAGTCATCCAGGGAGATATTTGAAACCATTAAAACCTACGAAATTAAGGGAGTTTTTTAGGTGCATAAGTGGAACAGTAAATGTAAAGACAGCGAAATCTACTTGGTGTTTGTTCACGCCATTTCGCTTTTTACCTTGTCCCTTGATTTCAGGCCGGAAACGATGGATATGTCTCTCTTTTTCAAATCCACTGAGAGTGTGCGtcgaaggggggggaaaaaaaaatgttaaaaccGCTTAACAGTGTAGGAACGTAACATCCTGTGCGCTTTTCGCAAAATGCTAAGCAGTCGCAATTGTGCACTTACGGATATCGGAGAAATAACCTATGATGGCAATATTGGACTGGTTGTTTATGGGTTGTTCTTGTATATTAATATTCAGAACTTCTCTATCTGAGTTAAAATCTGGAGTGGAACacggaaaagaaacaaaccGGCGTGAAACTTAGGTATATGCTTAAGGGATCACCCATAAAATACAGCTGAGTAATCACAATTTGGAGCTGAACGCGCACTCTGCCTACGACAGCATTGTTTTGCGTAATAATTACATATTGACGTATTCTTTGCATTAGGCTTAACACGCagatttattaaaaaattttcatcctttttttttatataactGGGAAGATTTtcagttatattttttgcctgaacagtcagaagaaaaaggggcacATAACATAttcgaagaggaaaaaacaaaaaataaggaaagaaatctTTTTAAGGAGAGTTTCCACTATGCGTGGTTGTGCAAAAGCGCTTGCTCAGTTTTGTccacttttttctcatcTTAACCGTTTCTTTGACTACACTTTTCGGCATTTTTCTCAGAAGGTTGTTTAGCAAAAATTTCATATTCTTGTGATGTGCTTGCAACTGCGTACATGCAATGTGGgcacatgtgtataaatAAATGTGTCTGTGTGTGCGTTATGCGAGCATGTACTTGCGCAGACGGGCTAAATCAGTGAACTCTCACATTTTAGggtaaacaaaatgaaccccTAATTTTGCATACATatcagaatgaaaaaaaagaagggcaACTTTTACACCAAACTAACGTGTTCATAAATGCTGCATTAATTTTCTTACATAGCGGGTTTTCGTACAAAGTGGGGAGATTTTTTTCAAGGTGAAACACTTTATCCTTCCATTtggaataattaaaaaaagtataaatgATATGCAGAGTCGATACATAAAATTAGCACACAGCATGTGGCATATATTACGAAATTGTTATCCTTCCTCGCGAAGTTGCAATTTATTTTGCGCgctatattaaaaaaaaaaaatgttggcAAGTACATCATGGAAACGCGGATGGACCCAGCCTACTTCTCTATGTGTGCCATTGTTCGCCTAAAcaattgttctttttttttacagtcaACCGAATGGAATGCAATGTGTTTATATAGCAGTTCGAATTTTCCCTAAGCTATGCGGGATGATTACTTTGCGCAATTTAAAACGGAGTCCTACAATTATTGTTTATCTTATTTCactttatttaattttactttttttattctactttatttttttccttcatagTAAGTTGTGCGCAGTTTGCTACCTGgaatgtacatgtgcatatttgcGTAAAAAACAGTGAACGGCAATTTTCAGTTGCTTAgttttacatatttttctttttttttttttttttttttgccaccaAGCAAAAGGTAAAACAATTATAGCTGCGTGCTTAACTTCTTCACAATGTAAGGGCTTGGgagtgtatatatgtttttctcATTGCCTGGTTATTAATTGAAGGGCACTACGGAAAGGTATGCTTAtttaatattatttattccGTTAATAATTCAGGGGAAGCGATCTGTAAAACGAGTGGTATTTTCTACATGCGTACCCCATTATCCCCGCTTTACCTTTTTCGCCCGcatggtattttttttattgtggTGTATTGGCCTGCTAATGATGATTCGCTTCCTCCTTAAGTTGATCTAAGGTTATGTGTATTAATACTCATACGAGCATACTTAAAAACATATTGTTAACCTTTTTGACGCCTCTGAAAAAAACCCTTCATTTTGGTGAAGGGCATGCTCCCTTTAAGTGTGCTATGCTTTttataaaccctaaaaaatCAGGGGGTGCTTTACCGCCTTATGTAGCGTTAAATCACTTTTAgatggaaggaaataaaaggagCATTACCCCTAAAATTATacaaaagagagaaaaaaaaatagcacaataataaaatttaccGTTATTAgaattacgaaaaaaaaaaaaaaaaaaaagaggggtaATTTATTACCTCCTATTATTCAACTTCTTTTTAACCTTCCCACAAAACGTTATTTTTTCCAGTGTGACGagggtgtatatgtaatgCGCGTGATATGTACCGATCGGTACCATGATATTATACGTTTATTATACACTTATCAGAATGAGCATATGGTATGCACTGCACA is a genomic window containing:
- a CDS encoding signal peptide peptidase, putative, giving the protein MNLLKLISKNNKKMKSDSMGYSIFYYSSYVIILLTIVLSKFFVIPLMVQMFLYTFITIYIGSHDSLKQLEQVEDKNKKADNITAYDAIMFPIIGSGALLTLYFAYKFLDPYYVNMLLTVYLTLAGIFSLQGACANILEPAFPKFFKKDEYVKTFKLPGFISKEPVVFNTNKGEIISFLVCFFIGGRWIFYKDFITHNVLAVSFCFQAISLVILSNFLIGFLLLSGLFVYDIFWVFGNDVMVTVAKSFEAPVKLLFPVSTDPVHYSMLGLGDIIIPGIVISLCLRFDYYLHRNKIHKGNFKKMFNDISIHESFKKYYFYTITVFYQLGLVVTYCMLFYFEHAQPALLYLVPACILAIVGCSLFKGEFKMMVKYQEITDKSSASDDGKKKVADKDEMFKSQESIISNAKKRITNK